The proteins below are encoded in one region of Rhinolophus sinicus isolate RSC01 linkage group LG07, ASM3656204v1, whole genome shotgun sequence:
- the LG07H10orf95 gene encoding uncharacterized protein C10orf95 homolog gives MMYSYSCLAPGEGVWPPLQPVTYTYLSGPLLLPPIQAHNLCSRPPALGAGNWMAPRQYHCFHGPGTAPGAMLPWWAFPQAYAVALRPPFPASGYPGPSLQSPVAAGTAVAEGWSPWPEGSSLDVELRWGRVERALGPRRELPDFVHRELRRVYGTYPRTDVRVTFRGGEFLVQATPRVGEPEYRVQRRLLRAPASSSSGGDSSPAGAEAAAERRGRKKRKGLG, from the coding sequence ATGATGTACTCATACAGCTGCCTGGCGCCTGGGGAAGGCGTTTGGCCTCCACTGCAGCCCGTCACCTACACCTACCTGTCCGGCCCCCTGCTACTGCCCCCCATCCAGGCCCACAACTTATGCAGCCGGCCCCCAGCCCTGGGTGCGGGCAACTGGATGGCCCCGCGGCAATACCACTGCTTCCACGGCCCGGGCACGGCCCCGGGGGCCATGCTGCCCTGGTGGGCCTTCCCGCAGGCCTACGCCGTGGCCCTGCGCCCGCCGTTCCCCGCGTCCGGCTACCCGGGACCGTCGTTGCAGTCGCCCGTGGCAGCAGGGACTGCGGTGGCCGAAGGCTGGTCGCCGTGGCCAGAGGGCAGCAGCCTAGACGTGGAGCTGCGCTGGGGCCGCGTAGAGCGCGCCCTCGGCCCGCGCCGGGAGCTGCCAGACTTCGTGCACCGGGAGCTGCGGCGCGTGTACGGCACGTACCCTCGCACTGACGTGCGCGTCACCTTCCGCGGAGGGGAGTTCCTGGTGCAGGCCACGCCGCGCGTCGGTGAGCCCGAGTACCGTGTGCAGAGGCGCCTGCTGCGCGCGCCcgccagcagcagcagcggcggcgaCAGCAGCCCAGCAGGAGCGGAGGCAGCGGCGGAGCGCAGAGGCCGGAAAAAGAGGAAAGGCCTGGGCTGA
- the MFSD13A gene encoding transmembrane protein 180 has product MGLDRPQDWLLGLPTAVVYGSLALFISILHNVFLLYYVDTFVSVYKISKTAFWVGETVFLLWNSLNDPLFGWLSDRQFLSSQPRSGAGFSSRAVVLARVRALGWHGPLLALSFLAFWVPWAPAGLQFLLCLCLYDGFLTLVDLHHHALLADLALSAHDRTYLNFYCSLFSAAGSLSVFASYAFWTKEDFSSFRAFCVALAAGSGLGFVGATRLLRRRVEVTGREPGCPDLAVDSGLCGEELPVGSEEVGSVTLGQYLRQLAHHRNFLWFVGMDLVQVFHCHFNSNFFPLFLEHLLSDHISLSTGSFLLGVSYVAPHLNNLYFLPLCQRWGVYTVVRGLFLLKLGLSLLMLLAGPDHPGLLCLFIASNRVFTEGTCKLLTLVVTDLVDEDLVLNHRKQAASALLFGMVALVTKPGQTFAPLLGTWLLCFYTGHDLFQQPPLIPVGSAQPWPEPPAPPPAQAPTLRQGCFYLLVLVPITCALLQLFTWSKFTLHGRRLHMVKAQRQNLSQAQTLNIKTV; this is encoded by the exons ATGGGGCTGGACAGGCCCCAGGACTGGCTGTTGGGCCTGCCCACGGCTGTGGTCTATGGCTCCCTGGCCCTCTTCATCTCCATCCTGCACAACGTGTTCCTGCTTTACTATGTGGACACTTTTGTCTCAGTGTACAAGATCAGCAAAACTGCCTTCTGGGTCGGAGAG aCGGTGTTTCTCCTCTGGAACAGCCTCAACGACCCCCTCTTCGGCTGGTTGAGTGACCGTCAGTTCCTCAGCTCCCAGCCCCG GTCGGGTGCTGGGTTCTCCTCGAGGGCTGTGGTGCTGGCCCGGGTGCGGGCCCTGGGCTGGCATGGGCCACTGCTGGCGCTGTCATTCCTGGCATTCTGGGTGCCATGGGCCCCAGCTGGCCTGCAGTTCTTGCTGTGTCTGTGCCTCTATGATGGCTTCCTGACGCTCGTGGACCTGCACCATCACGCCTTGCTGGCTGACCTGGCTCTCTCAGCCCACGACCGCACCTACCTCAACTTCTACTGCTCCCTCTTCAGTGCGGCTGGCTCCCTCTCTGTCTTTGCCTCCTACGCCTTCTGGACCAAGGAGGACTTCTCCTCCTTCCGCGCCTTCTGCGTGGCACTGGCCGCTGGCTCTGGGCTAGGCTTTGTGGGGGCCACACGGCTGCTGAGGCGGCGGGTTGAAGTGACCGGCAGGGAGCCGGGCTGCCCAGATCTGGCTGTGGATAGCGG CCTGTGTGGAGAGGAGCTGCCTGTGGGCAGTGAGGAGGTGGGCAGCGTTACCTTGGGCCAGTACCTCCGGCAGCTAGCACATCACCGGAACTTCCTGTGGTTCGTGGGCATGGACCTGGTGCAG GTCTTTCACTGCCACTTCAACAGCAACTTCTTCCCCCTCTTCCTGGAGCACCTGTTGTCAGACCACATCTCCCTCTCCACAGGCTCCTTCCTGTTGG GCGTCTCCTATGTCGCTCCCCATCTCAACAACCTGTACTTCCTGCCCCTGTGCCAGCGCTGGGGTGTCTACACCGTGGTGCGGGGACTCTTCCTGCTTAAGCTGGGCCTGAGTCTGCTCATGCTTTTGGCTGGCCCCGACCACCCCGGCCTGCTCTGCCTCTTCATTGCCAG CAACCGTGTCTTTACTGAGGGCACCTGTAAGCTGTTGACCTTGGTAGTGACTGACCTGGTGGACGAGGACCTCGTACTGAACCACCGCAAGCAGGCGGCCTCAGCGCTCCTCTTTGGCATGGTGGCCCTGGTGACCAAGCCAGGCCAGACCTTCGCCCCGCTGCTGGGTACCTGGCTGCTGTGCTTCTACACAG GTCATGATCTCTTCCAGCAGCCCCCTCTGATCCCTGTGGGGAGCGCCCAGCCCTGGCCAGAGCCCccggccccacccccagctcaggcCCCGACGCTCCGCCAGGGCTGCTTCTACCTGCTGGTGCTGGTGCCCATCACCTGTGCTCTGCTGCAGCTGTTCACCTGGTCCAAGTTCACATTGCACGGGAGACGCTTGCACATGGTCAAAGCCCAGCGCCAGAATCTGTCACAAGCCCAAACCCTGAACATTAAGACAGTGTGA